One Campylobacter concisus DNA window includes the following coding sequences:
- a CDS encoding thiazole synthase produces MQSDSLILGGKKFQSRFILGSGKYSHELIDSAINEAGAQILTLALRRINESKERNILDFIPKGVTLLPNTSGARNAKEAVRIAQLARELGCGELVKIEIITDSKFLFPDNAETIKACEALANDGFVPMPYMFPDLNAARAMLSAGASCIMPLAAPIGSNQGLVFKDIIEILINELDTQIIVDAGIGRPSQACEAMEMGAAAIMANTAIASSKNIPLMARAFKEAIIAGRNAYLAGLGAKSKSANASSPLTGFLD; encoded by the coding sequence GTGCAAAGCGATAGTTTGATCCTTGGCGGCAAGAAGTTTCAAAGCCGCTTTATCCTTGGCTCTGGCAAGTACTCGCACGAGCTCATCGACTCAGCCATAAACGAGGCTGGAGCGCAGATCCTAACCCTTGCTCTTAGGCGCATAAACGAGAGCAAAGAGCGAAATATACTTGACTTTATCCCAAAAGGCGTGACGCTTTTGCCAAACACAAGTGGCGCTAGAAACGCCAAAGAGGCCGTTCGTATCGCCCAGCTCGCACGTGAGCTTGGGTGCGGGGAGCTTGTTAAGATAGAGATCATAACTGACTCTAAATTTCTCTTTCCAGACAACGCTGAGACGATAAAAGCTTGCGAAGCCTTGGCAAATGACGGCTTTGTGCCAATGCCATATATGTTTCCAGATCTAAATGCCGCAAGAGCGATGCTAAGTGCTGGGGCAAGCTGCATAATGCCTCTAGCTGCGCCAATTGGCTCAAACCAAGGGCTAGTTTTTAAAGATATTATTGAAATTTTGATAAACGAGCTTGATACGCAGATCATCGTTGATGCTGGCATCGGCAGGCCTTCACAAGCGTGCGAAGCGATGGAGATGGGAGCAGCTGCGATCATGGCAAACACAGCCATCGCCTCATCTAAAAATATCCCGCTCATGGCAAGAGCCTTTAAAGAGGCGATCATCGCTGGTCGCAATGCCTATCTAGCAGGCCTTGGCGCAAAGAGCAAAAGCGCAAATGCCTCATCTCCGCTCACTGGATTTTTAGACTGA
- the thiH gene encoding 2-iminoacetate synthase ThiH, which produces MKFTRTDHMQLLPHMQDVGSDIMDEILKERASYKPENYSEADVKAALNAKHCSLENLKALLSPAAAPFLEQIAQLAQAKTRANFGSNITLFTPLYIANYCDNLCVYCGFNAKNNIKRAKLSDEEITRELREISKSGLEEILILTGESETNSSVAYIANACALAKKFFKVVGVEIYPLNSEGYALLHKSGADYVTVFQETYNPTKYEKIHLGGNKRIFPYRLNAQERAILGGMRGVGFAALLGIDDFRLDAFATALHASLVQKKYPHAEIAFSCPRLRPIINNDRINPRDVGERELLQVICAYRIFMPTASITISTREKAKFRDNAVKIAANKISAGVKVSIGAHGEEKKGDEQFEISDSRSVDEIKAMIKANGLEPLMSEYVYV; this is translated from the coding sequence ATGAAATTTACAAGAACCGACCACATGCAGCTGCTACCTCACATGCAAGATGTTGGCAGCGACATTATGGATGAAATTTTAAAAGAGCGCGCGAGCTACAAGCCTGAAAACTACAGCGAAGCAGACGTAAAGGCAGCCCTTAATGCAAAGCACTGCTCGCTTGAAAATTTAAAAGCCCTGCTCTCGCCTGCTGCAGCACCATTTTTAGAGCAAATAGCCCAGCTTGCCCAAGCAAAGACAAGGGCAAATTTTGGCTCAAACATCACGCTTTTTACCCCGCTTTACATAGCAAACTACTGCGATAATCTCTGCGTTTATTGCGGTTTTAACGCCAAAAATAATATAAAAAGGGCAAAGCTAAGTGACGAGGAGATCACAAGGGAGTTAAGAGAAATTTCAAAGAGCGGCTTAGAAGAAATTTTGATCCTAACTGGCGAGAGCGAGACTAACTCAAGTGTCGCTTACATCGCAAATGCCTGCGCTTTGGCAAAGAAATTTTTTAAAGTCGTTGGGGTTGAAATTTACCCGCTAAACTCTGAGGGCTACGCCCTACTTCACAAAAGTGGCGCAGACTACGTGACCGTCTTTCAAGAGACTTATAATCCCACAAAATACGAGAAAATCCACCTTGGCGGCAATAAAAGAATTTTCCCATACCGTTTAAATGCGCAAGAGCGAGCGATTCTTGGAGGCATGAGAGGAGTTGGCTTTGCCGCACTTCTTGGCATAGACGACTTTAGACTTGACGCCTTTGCTACGGCACTTCACGCAAGCTTAGTTCAAAAAAAGTATCCGCACGCCGAGATCGCATTTTCATGCCCAAGACTTCGCCCTATCATCAACAACGACCGCATCAATCCACGCGACGTGGGCGAGCGCGAGCTTTTGCAAGTGATCTGCGCTTATAGAATTTTCATGCCAACAGCCAGCATAACGATCTCAACCAGAGAAAAGGCGAAATTTCGCGACAACGCCGTAAAGATCGCCGCAAACAAGATAAGCGCTGGCGTAAAAGTGAGCATCGGCGCTCACGGCGAAGAGAAAAAGGGCGACGAGCAGTTTGAGATAAGCGATAGCAGAAGTGTGGATGAGATAAAAGCAATGATAAAAGCAAACGGCCTAGAGCCCTTGATGAGCGAGTATGTCTATGTTTAA
- a CDS encoding thiamine phosphate synthase, producing MSMFKILCVADFESYEGDDFLKRIQLLCKAGVDEILLRAKGLSEAQFYDLARVVAQICENYRKKFIINQFFDVACKLKSDFWLTSAQLEFFKNHGVFLEEFRKTAKIYAPAHDLEQAKISASIADVLVASHIFATSCKAGLEPKGVNFISELKSFDKEIYALGGLDNKNYKEAIKAGANGICFMSLAMNGDMELIKKIAKSKNEQI from the coding sequence ATGTCTATGTTTAAAATTCTCTGCGTGGCTGACTTTGAAAGTTATGAGGGCGATGACTTTTTAAAGAGGATCCAGCTACTTTGTAAGGCTGGCGTGGATGAAATTTTGCTTCGTGCAAAGGGGCTAAGCGAGGCTCAATTTTACGATCTTGCTAGGGTTGTGGCTCAAATTTGTGAAAACTACCGCAAGAAATTTATCATTAATCAATTTTTTGACGTAGCTTGCAAGCTAAAGAGCGACTTTTGGCTCACTTCGGCGCAGCTTGAATTTTTTAAAAATCACGGCGTTTTTTTAGAAGAATTTAGAAAAACAGCTAAAATTTACGCCCCAGCTCACGACCTAGAGCAAGCTAAAATTTCAGCCTCAATCGCTGACGTGCTCGTTGCTTCTCATATATTTGCCACCTCTTGCAAGGCGGGCTTAGAGCCAAAAGGAGTAAATTTTATAAGCGAGCTAAAAAGTTTTGATAAAGAAATTTACGCACTTGGCGGACTAGACAACAAAAACTACAAAGAGGCCATAAAAGCTGGCGCAAACGGCATTTGCTTTATGAGTTTAGCAATGAACGGCGATATGGAGCTTATAAAAAAGATAGCAAAGAGCAAAAACGAGCAAATTTAG
- the sdhE gene encoding 8-methylmenaquinol:fumarate reductase membrane anchor subunit: MQNEFAFFPGCVLTQAAKEAKMSLEAIAPVLGWKLHEIKGWSCCGAQQAQDVDPMAALVANARNIALAEQMNMPMLTTCSTCMLTLTRAKSTLDKGAKDRINTFLAEGNMKYNGTSEVTSLLWELYQNVDTLRAKVVKPLSGLKVALFYGCHSLRPEKDLHNRESSVNPKSFETVVSALGATIVPFEKRLDCCGFHASYPAGKSVRKMSSQIVNNADQNGADVVVTPCPLCQMQLDIYQERYQDENHSDVRKPIIHLSQLVGLALGLSVEDLGLDLNIIDASKIA, encoded by the coding sequence ATGCAAAATGAATTCGCTTTTTTCCCAGGATGCGTACTCACTCAAGCAGCTAAAGAGGCTAAGATGTCGCTTGAGGCCATCGCTCCAGTACTTGGCTGGAAGCTTCACGAGATAAAGGGCTGGAGCTGCTGTGGTGCTCAACAAGCACAAGACGTAGATCCTATGGCTGCACTTGTGGCAAATGCTAGAAATATAGCGCTTGCAGAGCAGATGAATATGCCGATGCTTACGACATGCTCAACTTGTATGCTAACTCTAACAAGAGCTAAAAGCACGCTTGATAAGGGCGCAAAAGATCGTATCAATACATTTTTAGCTGAAGGCAATATGAAATATAATGGTACATCTGAGGTAACAAGCCTTCTATGGGAGCTTTACCAAAATGTTGATACGCTAAGGGCAAAGGTTGTTAAACCACTTAGCGGATTAAAAGTAGCGCTATTTTACGGCTGCCACAGCCTAAGACCTGAAAAAGATCTACATAACAGAGAAAGCTCAGTAAATCCAAAGAGCTTTGAAACTGTTGTAAGCGCACTTGGTGCTACTATCGTGCCATTTGAGAAAAGACTTGACTGTTGCGGCTTCCACGCTAGCTATCCAGCTGGAAAATCAGTAAGAAAAATGTCAAGCCAGATCGTAAATAACGCTGATCAAAATGGTGCAGACGTAGTTGTAACTCCGTGCCCACTTTGCCAAATGCAACTTGACATCTATCAAGAGAGATATCAAGATGAGAACCACTCAGATGTTAGAAAACCTATCATCCACCTCTCTCAGCTTGTAGGTCTTGCACTTGGTCTATCTGTGGAAGACTTAGGTCTTGATCTAAACATCATCGACGCTAGTAAGATAGCGTAA
- the sdhB gene encoding 8-methylmenaquinol:fumarate reductase iron-sulfur subunit encodes MKIIIDRFDGTKKYESTYELTNEEIKGKTLLTVLFDIKQKKDATLNFTASCRSAICGACAVRVNGHSYLACDTKMNELLAEFGNPDTIRISPLGNFKVISDLMVDWEPSIENLRKIKPSITAKSEFSAAKGCKQSQKEYDKVALEWDCILCGACASECNKLEADASDYMQPFVFVHAYRAAFDSRSKDPMPHLKPAIDNGLWMCVKCQECADRCPKGISACGDITDLRIMAIQKGFNEGMGPDHAEAFLTDLVEGSGRLNEVRLALRSEGVIKNMGKLDIAANLMLAGKMNPLHVFGEEDIEGHDDLVKMINAARKAASKE; translated from the coding sequence ATGAAAATTATTATCGACCGTTTTGACGGAACTAAAAAATATGAATCAACTTATGAGCTAACAAATGAAGAGATCAAAGGCAAAACTCTTTTAACAGTGCTTTTTGACATCAAACAAAAAAAGGATGCGACGTTAAATTTCACAGCATCTTGCCGCTCAGCGATATGCGGTGCGTGTGCTGTTAGAGTAAATGGTCACTCATATCTAGCTTGCGATACAAAGATGAACGAGCTTTTGGCTGAGTTTGGCAATCCAGATACTATTAGAATTTCACCACTTGGAAATTTCAAGGTTATCTCAGACCTTATGGTGGATTGGGAGCCAAGTATCGAAAATTTACGCAAGATCAAACCAAGCATCACTGCTAAGTCAGAATTTAGCGCTGCAAAAGGCTGTAAGCAAAGTCAAAAAGAGTACGACAAAGTCGCACTTGAATGGGACTGCATACTTTGCGGTGCATGCGCTAGCGAGTGCAATAAACTTGAAGCAGACGCGAGTGATTATATGCAGCCATTTGTATTTGTTCATGCTTATAGAGCTGCCTTTGACTCACGTAGCAAAGATCCTATGCCACACCTAAAACCAGCTATCGATAATGGCCTTTGGATGTGTGTAAAATGCCAAGAGTGTGCTGACCGCTGTCCAAAAGGCATAAGCGCATGCGGCGACATAACTGATCTTCGCATCATGGCTATACAAAAAGGCTTTAATGAGGGCATGGGACCAGATCACGCTGAGGCATTCTTAACTGATCTAGTTGAAGGCTCAGGCAGACTAAATGAGGTTAGACTTGCACTTCGTTCAGAAGGCGTTATCAAAAATATGGGCAAACTAGACATCGCTGCAAACTTAATGCTTGCTGGCAAGATGAATCCGCTTCATGTATTTGGCGAAGAAGACATAGAAGGTCATGACGATCTAGTAAAAATGATAAATGCGGCTCGCAAAGCTGCTAGTAAGGAGTAA
- the sdhA gene encoding 8-methylmenaquinol:fumarate reductase flavoprotein subunit, with amino-acid sequence MSEKFTRREFLQSACISVGALATTAGATNVFAGELPKGNENGLPSVDVLIIGSGGAGLRAATAVRKQNPNLTVVVATKMMPSRNATCMAEGGINGVTDFSNGDSFKLHAYDTVKGAAYLADQDAVVKFCEAAGAVIHELDYNGMLFSRIDNGDVSRKDNGDVAFRFMGGASKKRCNYAADKTGHVLMHACLDDAITAGVKFLMDHELLEIGLEDGKVEGVVLRNIQDGQIYPVLCKSLVIATGGYTRIFYNRTSVPFIATGDGIAAALKVGLGFEDPEMLQFHPTGVQNGGTLITEAARGEGGYLLNNKGERFMKNYHEKMELAPRDVVARAIETEIREGRGFGEGMSAYVLCDVRHLGKDTIMKKLPKIRHTAMLFQDIDLIEQPVPIRPTAHYSMGGIEVAKFDDMSTKIPGIYVGGEASCVSIHGANRLGGNSLTDAVVTGDLAGKGAGAYAQNAKFASGKKTSELAKMWQDKFKAIATGEGGVNDMYALREELGKNNWDLMGIFRTGAKLDQLSKNLEAIQAKYDTLKVPNQNPVMNTAFTDYVELGNLILLSRAACLAAQNRLESRGAHTREDYPKRDDVNFLKHSIVTLKDDKLELSYKDVVTGIFSLDGKKPE; translated from the coding sequence ATGAGTGAAAAATTTACCAGAAGAGAATTTCTACAAAGCGCCTGTATCAGCGTAGGTGCGCTAGCTACAACAGCTGGTGCGACCAATGTTTTTGCTGGCGAGTTGCCAAAGGGCAATGAAAATGGTTTGCCATCTGTTGATGTGCTAATAATCGGCTCTGGCGGTGCTGGACTTCGTGCGGCAACAGCCGTTCGCAAACAAAACCCAAATTTAACAGTCGTAGTTGCCACAAAGATGATGCCATCACGTAACGCGACATGTATGGCAGAGGGCGGTATAAACGGCGTTACTGACTTTAGCAATGGCGACAGCTTCAAGCTTCACGCCTACGACACCGTAAAAGGTGCGGCTTATCTTGCTGATCAAGATGCAGTTGTGAAATTTTGCGAGGCAGCAGGCGCAGTCATCCACGAGCTAGACTACAACGGCATGCTCTTTTCTCGTATAGACAATGGCGACGTGTCCCGTAAAGATAATGGCGATGTTGCATTTCGCTTCATGGGCGGCGCTAGTAAAAAACGCTGTAACTACGCAGCTGATAAAACCGGCCACGTTTTGATGCACGCCTGTCTTGACGACGCTATCACAGCTGGCGTTAAATTTCTAATGGATCACGAGCTACTTGAGATCGGTCTTGAGGACGGCAAGGTCGAAGGCGTTGTTCTTCGCAACATCCAAGATGGTCAAATTTACCCAGTTCTTTGCAAATCTCTAGTCATCGCAACTGGCGGATACACTAGAATTTTCTACAACCGCACATCAGTTCCATTTATAGCAACAGGCGATGGCATAGCTGCTGCGCTTAAAGTAGGTCTTGGTTTTGAAGACCCTGAGATGCTTCAGTTTCACCCAACTGGCGTTCAAAATGGTGGCACGCTAATCACAGAAGCAGCTCGTGGCGAGGGCGGTTACTTGTTAAATAACAAGGGCGAGCGCTTTATGAAAAACTATCACGAAAAGATGGAGCTAGCTCCTCGTGACGTCGTCGCTCGTGCTATCGAGACAGAAATTCGCGAGGGTAGAGGCTTTGGCGAGGGTATGAGTGCTTATGTGCTTTGCGATGTTCGTCACCTTGGCAAAGATACTATCATGAAAAAGCTTCCAAAAATTCGCCACACTGCTATGCTTTTCCAAGACATCGACCTTATCGAGCAACCAGTGCCTATCCGCCCAACAGCTCACTACTCAATGGGTGGTATAGAGGTAGCTAAATTTGATGATATGAGCACAAAAATCCCTGGAATTTACGTAGGTGGCGAGGCTTCATGCGTATCTATCCACGGTGCAAACCGCCTTGGTGGTAACAGCCTAACTGATGCAGTTGTAACTGGCGATCTAGCTGGCAAAGGTGCTGGTGCTTACGCTCAAAATGCAAAATTTGCAAGCGGTAAGAAAACTTCTGAGCTAGCAAAAATGTGGCAAGATAAATTTAAAGCCATAGCAACAGGCGAGGGTGGCGTAAATGATATGTACGCACTTCGTGAAGAGCTTGGTAAAAATAACTGGGATCTAATGGGTATCTTTAGAACTGGTGCAAAACTTGATCAACTCTCTAAAAACCTAGAAGCTATCCAAGCAAAATATGACACCCTTAAAGTGCCAAATCAAAACCCAGTTATGAACACAGCATTTACTGACTATGTCGAGCTTGGCAACCTTATACTTCTTTCTCGTGCAGCATGTCTTGCAGCGCAAAATCGTCTTGAGAGCCGTGGCGCTCACACAAGAGAGGACTATCCAAAAAGAGATGATGTAAATTTCTTAAAACACAGCATAGTCACACTAAAAGACGACAAGCTTGAACTTAGCTACAAAGACGTTGTGACAGGCATATTTTCACTTGACGGCAAGAAGCCAGAGTAA
- a CDS encoding heat-shock protein: protein MDQIKLENFRKEHGFEMPIIRSLSAGECLKIRENLLHKFSLNDIDEFFKIDKFSRLDGFNADEAIFDLNTAFSKLDIATPNEICINFNKFESIDILHFDDLSKFFSDIWYPSLDDIEIFDINLSFIISVRHYGAIYYFTL from the coding sequence ATGGATCAGATAAAACTAGAAAATTTCCGCAAAGAACATGGCTTTGAAATGCCGATCATTAGGAGCTTATCGGCTGGTGAGTGCTTAAAGATAAGAGAGAATTTACTTCATAAATTTAGCCTAAATGATATAGATGAGTTTTTTAAAATAGATAAATTTAGCAGGCTTGATGGCTTTAATGCGGACGAAGCAATTTTTGATCTCAATACCGCTTTTAGCAAGCTTGATATCGCCACACCAAATGAAATTTGCATAAATTTTAATAAATTTGAGAGCATTGATATTTTGCATTTTGATGACCTCTCTAAATTTTTTAGCGATATCTGGTATCCCTCCCTTGATGACATTGAGATATTTGATATAAATTTAAGCTTTATTATTTCAGTCAGACACTACGGGGCTATCTATTATTTTACTCTCTAG
- a CDS encoding 2-oxoacid:acceptor oxidoreductase family protein, translated as MKSQLRFVGVGGQGVILAGEILSAAKIKAGGYGVKASTYTSQVRGGPTKVDIILDEKEILYPYANEGEIDFMLATAQISYDAFKSGVKEGGAIVVEPNLVKVSDEDKKRWKIYEIPIISIAKDEVGNVITQSVVALGVAVAMSGCMDENLVREEMLASVPAKVKEANAKAYELGLKYAKELLK; from the coding sequence ATGAAGTCACAACTAAGATTTGTCGGCGTTGGCGGACAGGGTGTCATACTAGCTGGAGAGATCCTCTCAGCTGCTAAGATAAAGGCGGGCGGATACGGCGTCAAGGCCTCTACTTACACATCTCAGGTACGTGGCGGTCCAACGAAGGTCGATATCATACTTGATGAAAAAGAAATTTTATATCCTTATGCAAACGAGGGCGAGATAGATTTCATGCTAGCAACTGCGCAGATAAGCTACGATGCCTTTAAAAGTGGCGTGAAAGAGGGTGGTGCGATCGTTGTTGAGCCAAATTTGGTAAAAGTAAGCGACGAAGATAAAAAGCGCTGGAAAATTTATGAAATTCCTATCATCTCTATCGCAAAAGACGAGGTCGGAAACGTCATCACTCAAAGCGTCGTAGCTCTTGGTGTGGCTGTGGCGATGAGTGGGTGTATGGATGAAAATTTAGTGCGTGAAGAGATGCTAGCAAGCGTGCCAGCTAAGGTCAAAGAGGCAAACGCCAAAGCATACGAGCTAGGCCTAAAATACGCAAAAGAGCTTTTAAAATAA
- a CDS encoding 2-oxoglutarate ferredoxin oxidoreductase subunit beta: MAFNYDKYLRTDKMPTLWCWGCGDGVILKALIRAIDTMGWDMNDVCVVSGIGCSGRFSGYLDCNTIHTTHGRAVAYATGVKMANPDKHVIVVTGDGDGLAIGGNHTIHGCRRNIGLNHILINNFIYALTNSQTSPTTPKGMWTVTAQYGNIDPSFDACKLATAAGASFVARGSVIEPEKLTKLFVEGFSHDGYSFFDVFSNCHINLGRKNKMGEAVKNLEWIKDRTTSKIKFDMLSDEEKKGIFPLGVLHKDEEKIEYTKAYDKVRRAAMSNEAIDFKELA, encoded by the coding sequence ATGGCTTTTAATTATGATAAATATTTACGAACAGATAAAATGCCTACTCTTTGGTGCTGGGGCTGCGGCGACGGCGTCATACTAAAGGCGCTCATCCGCGCTATCGACACCATGGGCTGGGACATGAACGACGTTTGCGTGGTCTCAGGCATAGGCTGCTCTGGCCGCTTTAGCGGATATCTTGACTGCAACACCATCCACACGACTCACGGCAGAGCCGTAGCCTACGCGACTGGTGTAAAGATGGCAAACCCAGACAAGCATGTCATCGTGGTAACTGGCGATGGCGACGGACTAGCGATAGGGGGCAACCACACGATACACGGATGCCGCCGAAATATCGGGCTAAATCATATATTAATCAACAACTTCATCTACGCACTAACAAACTCGCAAACCAGTCCAACCACGCCAAAGGGCATGTGGACGGTCACAGCACAATACGGCAACATTGATCCTAGCTTTGACGCCTGTAAGCTCGCAACTGCCGCAGGTGCTAGCTTTGTCGCGCGTGGAAGCGTCATCGAGCCAGAGAAGCTTACAAAACTCTTTGTAGAGGGCTTTAGCCACGATGGATATAGCTTTTTTGATGTATTTTCAAACTGCCACATAAATTTAGGTCGTAAAAATAAAATGGGCGAGGCGGTGAAAAATTTAGAGTGGATAAAGGACCGCACTACTAGCAAGATCAAATTTGACATGCTAAGCGACGAAGAGAAAAAGGGCATTTTCCCACTTGGTGTGCTGCATAAAGATGAAGAAAAGATCGAATACACCAAGGCTTACGACAAGGTAAGAAGGGCTGCAATGAGCAATGAAGCGATAGATTTTAAGGAGCTAGCATGA
- a CDS encoding 2-oxoglutarate synthase subunit alpha, translating into MREVVSTGNALVARAAVECGCNFFGGYPITPSSEIAHELSVLLPKHGGTFIQMEDEIAGISVALGASASGAKAMTASSGPGISLKAEQIGLGFIAEIPLVIVNVMRGGPSTGLPTRVAQGDILQAKNPTHGDVNMIVLAPSSLEECYTQTVRAFNLAARFMTPVMLLLDETIGHMQARVRLPEIGELEIYKRREFSGEPKEYKPYEAAHDEPATLNPFFKGYHYHITGLHHGATGFPTEDGKIVEYSMNRLFNKINLHTDECEKFEEFMLDDAEICIIAFGSVALSAKQAILNLREKGLKVGLFKPLTLFPAPAKKLKEISDKFNKILVCELNLGQYSGEISKIILRDDFAKLLKANGRPISPSEIEAKIGEIYGF; encoded by the coding sequence ATGAGAGAGGTAGTATCAACTGGAAATGCCCTAGTAGCAAGGGCTGCGGTCGAGTGTGGCTGTAACTTCTTTGGCGGATATCCTATCACTCCAAGCAGTGAGATAGCCCACGAGCTAAGCGTGCTTTTACCAAAACATGGCGGTACATTTATACAAATGGAAGATGAGATAGCTGGAATTTCAGTAGCTCTTGGTGCAAGTGCGAGTGGCGCTAAAGCGATGACTGCTAGCTCAGGGCCTGGAATTTCACTAAAGGCTGAGCAAATAGGCCTTGGTTTTATCGCTGAGATACCGCTTGTCATCGTAAATGTAATGCGCGGCGGCCCTTCAACTGGCCTACCAACACGTGTCGCACAAGGCGATATCTTGCAGGCTAAAAACCCAACTCACGGCGATGTAAATATGATCGTCCTTGCGCCAAGCAGCCTAGAGGAGTGCTATACGCAGACCGTGCGCGCCTTTAACCTCGCAGCTAGGTTTATGACGCCGGTTATGCTGCTACTTGACGAGACGATAGGTCACATGCAAGCTAGAGTGCGCCTGCCAGAAATTGGCGAGCTAGAAATTTATAAAAGAAGAGAATTTAGCGGTGAGCCAAAAGAGTATAAGCCATACGAGGCAGCGCACGACGAGCCAGCCACGCTAAATCCTTTCTTTAAAGGCTACCACTACCATATAACTGGGCTTCATCACGGCGCTACTGGCTTTCCAACAGAAGATGGCAAGATCGTTGAATACTCAATGAATAGGCTGTTTAACAAGATAAATTTACACACTGATGAGTGCGAGAAATTTGAAGAGTTTATGCTTGATGATGCTGAAATTTGCATCATCGCTTTTGGCAGCGTGGCGCTCTCAGCTAAGCAAGCGATATTAAATTTACGTGAAAAAGGGCTAAAAGTAGGGCTATTTAAGCCGCTCACACTTTTCCCAGCTCCAGCTAAAAAGCTAAAAGAGATATCAGATAAATTTAATAAAATTTTAGTCTGCGAGCTAAATTTAGGTCAATATAGTGGCGAAATTTCAAAGATCATCTTAAGAGATGACTTTGCAAAACTGCTAAAAGCAAACGGCAGACCGATAAGCCCAAGCGAGATCGAGGCGAAGATAGGAGAAATTTATGGCTTTTAA
- a CDS encoding 4Fe-4S dicluster domain-containing protein, translating to MIVKENVPVWVDESRCKACDVCVSYCPAGVLGMRLEPKAVLGKMIEVVYADSCIGCRDCELHCPDFAIYVAEKGFKFAKLTPESKERATAVKANKFAKLGESA from the coding sequence ATGATCGTAAAAGAAAATGTCCCAGTTTGGGTAGATGAGAGCAGGTGTAAGGCCTGTGATGTCTGCGTGAGCTACTGCCCAGCAGGCGTGCTAGGCATGAGGCTTGAGCCAAAGGCGGTGCTTGGCAAGATGATAGAGGTGGTCTATGCTGACTCATGCATAGGATGCCGTGACTGCGAGCTTCACTGTCCTGATTTTGCCATTTATGTGGCGGAAAAGGGCTTTAAATTTGCAAAGCTAACGCCTGAGAGCAAAGAGCGAGCTACGGCTGTGAAGGCAAATAAATTTGCCAAGCTTGGAGAGAGCGCATGA
- a CDS encoding lactate/malate family dehydrogenase, with protein sequence MKISVVGAGNVGASIAYALCMRELCDEIALVDIFGDVARAKAIDLAQSSCVFNAKTSVCGGDDFVLIEGSDIVIVTAGSPRKEGQTREDLLLKNAVVVKQTAQKIAEFAKNAVIIVVTNPLDVMVWTAHKFSGFSKNKVIGMAGELDSARCRYELALLKDKDASKLRAKIVGAHNDEMIVSASNISENLSENELKALKKETSTGGAKIVKLLGTSAYYAPAAAAVKMCEMIVGKSDEIISASVLIDDELSCGRLVRLGRDGLKEILELNLDEDEQEQLNKSEAEIRKNIKFLKENLE encoded by the coding sequence ATGAAAATAAGTGTAGTTGGAGCTGGAAACGTCGGTGCTAGCATAGCTTATGCGCTTTGCATGAGAGAGCTTTGCGATGAGATCGCGCTTGTAGATATATTTGGTGACGTGGCGCGCGCAAAGGCGATCGACCTAGCGCAGTCAAGCTGCGTCTTTAACGCTAAAACTAGCGTTTGTGGCGGCGATGATTTTGTGCTAATTGAGGGCAGTGACATCGTCATAGTCACAGCTGGAAGCCCAAGAAAAGAGGGTCAAACTAGAGAAGATCTGCTACTTAAAAACGCCGTTGTCGTAAAGCAAACTGCGCAAAAGATAGCTGAATTTGCCAAAAATGCAGTGATAATAGTCGTCACAAATCCGCTTGATGTGATGGTTTGGACGGCTCATAAATTTAGCGGTTTTAGCAAAAACAAAGTGATCGGCATGGCTGGCGAGCTAGATAGCGCAAGGTGCAGATATGAGCTAGCGCTTTTAAAAGATAAGGACGCTAGCAAGCTAAGAGCAAAGATCGTCGGCGCTCACAATGACGAGATGATCGTATCAGCTAGCAATATAAGCGAAAATTTAAGTGAAAATGAGCTAAAAGCTCTCAAAAAAGAGACAAGCACTGGCGGTGCAAAGATCGTTAAACTGCTTGGCACTTCAGCTTACTACGCGCCAGCGGCTGCAGCTGTGAAGATGTGCGAGATGATCGTTGGCAAGAGCGATGAGATAATAAGCGCTAGCGTGCTAATAGACGATGAGCTAAGTTGTGGCAGGCTAGTAAGGCTCGGACGTGATGGCTTAAAAGAAATTTTAGAGCTAAATTTAGACGAAGACGAGCAAGAGCAACTAAACAAAAGTGAAGCTGAAATTAGAAAAAATATCAAATTTTTAAAAGAAAACTTAGAGTAG